From Vigna unguiculata cultivar IT97K-499-35 chromosome 5, ASM411807v1, whole genome shotgun sequence, the proteins below share one genomic window:
- the LOC114183294 gene encoding MADS-box protein SOC1-like produces MVRGKTQMRRIENATSRQVTFSKRRNGLLKKAFELSVLCDAEVALIIFSPRGKLYEFASSSMQETIERYRRHNRSAQTVNRSDEQNMQHLKQETANLMKKIELLEASKRKLLGEGLGSCSLEELQQIEQQLERSVSSVRARKNQVYKDQIEQLKEKERTLYAENARLCEQYGIQQQPGTKDVRENQPYEESSPSSEVETELFIGLPRSTLT; encoded by the exons ATGGTGAGAGGAAAGACTCAGATGAGGCGCATAGAGAACGCCACAAGCAGGCAAGTTACCTTCTCCAAGCGGCGCAATGGGTTGCTGAAGAAGGCCTTTGAACTTTCTGTTCTTTGTGATGCCGAGGTTGCTCTCATCATTTTCTCTCCAAGAGGAAAGCTTTATGAGTTTGCAAGCTCCAG CATGCAGGAGACAATTGAACGCTACCGCAGGCATAACAGGAGTGCTCAAACAGTGAACAGATCTGATGAGCAGAATATGCAG CATTTGAAGCAAGAAACAGCAAACTTGATGAAGAAGATTGAGCTACTTGAAGCTTCAAAACG GAAGCTCTTGGGAGAAGGATTGGGTTCATGCTCACTGGAAGAACTGCAACAGATTGAACAACAATTGGAAAGGAGTGTAAGCAGTGTTCGTGCAAGAAAG AATCAGGTTTACAAGGATCAAATTGAGCAACTAAAAGAAAAG GAAAGAACCCTATATGCTGAAAATGCCAGGCTCTGTGAGCAG TATGGTATCCAGCAACAGCCAGGAACAAAGGATGTGAGAGAAAATCAACCCTATGAAGAAAGCAGTCCAAGTTCAGAAGTGGAGACTGAATTGTTCATTGGACTACCTAGGTCTACTTTAACATAG
- the LOC114186258 gene encoding probable fructokinase-7, whose protein sequence is MTGCCFPVTLDRSRSRRGSSKLCSSKPRRKENYKGPLIVCFGEMMMNLVPTVLRVSLAEAPAYKKFPSGATANVAVGASRLGVSAAFIGKVGNDEFGCMLSDILKQNGVDSSGLVFDDDARTALAFYALKSNGEPEFLFYRNPSADMLLRPHEIDLSLVKKATIFHYGSVSLITEPCRSAHLAAMSMAKVSGCILSYSPNLALPLWPSKEAARQGIMSIWNYADIIKVSVDEVRFLIEGDDPYDDKVIMMKLYHYNVKLLVVTEGERGCRYYTKDFKGWVAGFKVEAVDPTGAGDSFVGGLLSIVAAHNHIYKDEKRLREALDFANACGAVTVTRRGGIPSLPTKDAVLTVMFSCDS, encoded by the exons ATGACAGGCTGTTGCTTCCCGGTGACCCTCGATCGGTCTCGCAGTCGCAGGGGAAGCTCCAAGCTTT GTTCATCTAAACCACGGAGAAAAGAGAATTATAAAGGGCCTCTGATTGTTTGCTTTGGGGAGATGATGATGAATTTGGTCCCAACGGTGCTACGAGTGTCCCTTGCAGAGGCACCAGCCTATAAGAAATTCCCTTCTGGGGCCACTGCCAATGTTGCAGTTGGAGCTTCTAGATTAGGAGTTTCAGCAGCTTTTATTGGCAAG GTGGGAAATGATGAATTTGGGTGTATGTTATCTGATATTCTGAAACAAAATGGTGTTGACAGTTCGGGCCTTGTCTTTGATGATGATGCAAGAACAGCATTGGCCTTTTATGCTCTTAAGAGCAATGGAGAACCTGAATTCTTGTTTTACAGAAATCCAAGTGCTGATATGCTCCTTCGTCCTCACGAGATTGATCTAAGCCTCGTAAAGAAG GCCACAATATTTCATTATGGTTCAGTGAGTTTAATTACGGAGCCTTGTAGGTCAGCTCACCTTGCAGCAATGAGTATGGCCAAAGTCTCAGGCTGTATCCTTTCCTATTCTCCAAATTTGGCATTGCCACTATGGCCATCAAAGGAGGCTGCTAGACAGGGCATCATGAGTATCTGGAACTATGCCGACATTATTAAG GTAAGTGTTGATGAAGTTAGATTCTTGATCGAAGGTGATGATCCTTATGATGACAAAGTGATCATGATGAAGCTGTACCACTACAATGTCAAACTTCTGGTTGTTACTGAAGGAGAACGAGGCTGTAGATACTACACCAAG GACTTTAAAGGATGGGTTGCTGGTTTTAAGGTGGAAGCAGTTGATCCAACTGGAGCAGGTGATTCCTTTGTAGGAGGATTATTGAGCATTGTGGCTGCACACAATCACATCTATAAG GATGAGAAAAGATTGAGGGAGGCTCTTGATTTTGCAAATGCTTGTGGTGCTGTCACAGTAACAAGGAGAGGAGGCATACCTTCACTCCCGACAAAGGATGCTGTTCTCACAGTTATGTTCTCCTGCGATTCATAG